Within Micromonospora narathiwatensis, the genomic segment TCCCGAGGGCCTCACCGGCGGGGCAGCCCGGCCAGCCAGCGGTCCAACTCGGCCGGGGAACGAAACAGCAGCACCGGCGGTCCGTACGGGTCCCGCTGCCACGCCCGCATCCGCCGCCGGGCCCGGGCGAACGCGAAGACGTGCCACACCAGAATCGAGTCGTGGGACAGCACGCTGCCCAGCGACTCGCGGTTGCCGTTGCAGATCTCCTCCCCCGTCACCAGCCGGCGCCCGGTGCGGCGCAGCAGCCGCCAGAACGAGAACCAGCGCGGGTAGTCGAGGCCGACCACCAGGTCGGCGCGCGCCAGCGGCACGTCCCGCCACCCGTGGTACGCGCCGTCGAGGATCCAGCGGTCCCGCTGGCAGATCCCCTCGATCCGGCTACGCTGGCGCGCGACCGGCACCTCCACCCAGCCGGGCTGCCAGAGCAGGTCGTCGACCGGATACCACGGCAACCCGAGACGCTCGGCCAACCGCGCCGCGAGGGTGGACTTGCCGGCACCGTACACGCCGTAGACGAGGATCCGGCGTGGCCCGCTCATCGTCGACGCGTCAGCGGCCGGCGGGGTCCACGTGGTCCCGCCAGGAGTGCCGCGGCTCGTAGCCCAGCACCCGCCGCGCCTTGTCGATGCTGAGCAGGGTCTCGTGCTCGCCGAGCTGCTTGCGGACCTCGACACCCGGGTAGACCTCGGCCATGAGGCTGGCGCTGGACCGGCTCATCACGGTGTCCGCGTTGGCGATGATGAAGACCTCGGCGCCGGGCCGGCCGTGGGCGAGCGCCCGCTCGACCGCCTGGGCCCCGTCGCGGGCGTCGATGTAGCCCCACAGGTTCCACCGGCGCAGCCGTGGGTCGGCGTCGAAGGACGGGAACCGGGCGTAGTCCTCGACGTCCATGACGTTGGAGAACCGCAGGCCGACCATGACCAGCTCGGGATCCCACCGGCAGAAGTGCCGCGCCATCTCCTCCTCGAGCGCCTTGTTCAGGGAATAGGTCGACTCCGGGCGGGGCGGGTAGCCCTCGTCGACCGGCGCGTACGGCGGCGGGGTGTCGAACGGCAGCCCGAGCACCGTCTCGCTCGACGCCCACACCACCCGCTTGATCCCCGCTGCCCGGGCCGCCGCGAAGACGTTGTACGTCGCCGCGGAGTTGTTCGCGTAGGTGGTCGCGTTGGGCAGCAGCCCGGGAGCCGGCACCGCCGCCAGGTGCACGATCGCCTCGACCCTGCCGGCGTGCTCGTCGGCGCCGCCGGTGAACGCCTCCACCACCTGCCCGTAGTCGGTGAGGTCGACGAGGAGGAACTCGCCGTCGACGTCGCGGGGGTCGCGCCCGCCGGCGCGGTCCACCGCCAGCACGTCCACGCCCACGTCGCGCAGGTGCGCGACCACGGCGCGACCGAGTTTGCCGGCGGCCCCGGTGACGACGACGCGCTTGGGAGGTGCGGATCCGAGAACGGGTTGAGCCATGGTCACATCTTTCCCTGTCCTGCCCCGTGCCGCGCGCGGGGGTGGCGTCCACCTGATCTTCGTCCTCACTCGACGCGCACGTCGTCCCTGGCCGCGGCGGCGGTCAGCGACAGCCGAGGAGGATGCCGCGCATCGAACCCGTTCCGTGCCGGTCCGCGTCGCTCGACATCGCGGCCACCTCGCGCAGAACGGCTTCGACGTCGACTCCGGCCCGCCGGGCCCGGTCGCACAGGTCCCGCAGTGCCAGGATCTCATCGCGCGGGTCCGCGCCCTGGTCGCAGGCGGAGAGGTGGATGAGACGGGCCCGGAACTCCTCGGCCGTGTCCCAGTCGGGGGGCAGGTGAGCCGCCCACCGGAACGACGGGTACCGGTCGAACAGGTGCCGGGTCGCGGCACGGGCGGTCTCGTCGCCCGCGGCGTACAGGTCGATGGCGGCGCGGAGAACCGTCTCGGCCTGGTCGTCCACGGCGAGTGCCGCGAGATCCGCCTGGACGGCGTCGCCCAGGTTCTTGAACCTGTCGAGATCCGCCACGTCCACCGGCCTGATGGCCACCGGCCGGTAGGCGGCGTCCAGGCGCGCCATCTCGCGTTCGACATCCACGAGATCCATGCGTCCTTCCTAGCCCATCGGGGCCAGTGCTCACCCGGTCAGGACGAACCGCCGCCGGGCAACGCCCTCCGGCATCGACGGACATCGTTGACGTCTTAGTTAAGGCTCTTTAATATTTTGCCTACCTCGAGGAAGACCACGTTGCCCCACCCGTACGCCCGGCCCGGTGGCTGGCCGAATCCGGCCCCGGCCGGGCGACACGGTGCCGCGACCCACCAACGGGAAGGCCCTCGATGTCCTCACCACGCCCCCGCCACCGTTCCGCCCTGGCCGCCGGCCTGCTCGCGCTGGCCACCGCCGGCGCCACCCTGGCCCTCACCCCGGCCGCCGCCGACGCCGCGGTCCTGCCCAACAACTTCAAGAGCGTCGGCTACATGCCATCCTGGAGCGGCAGCGTCAACACCATCCAGTACGGCAAGCTCACCCACATCAACTACGCGTTCGCGCTGCCCAACAGCGACGGCAGCCTGCGCCCGGTGGACAACCCCAGCAAACTCTCCTCGCTGGTGTCGCTCGGGCACGCCAACAACGTCAAGGTGTCGATCGCGATCGGCGGCTGGAACGACGGCGACGACTCCGCCTTCGAGGCCCTCGCCGCCAACTCCGGCGCCCGGGGCGCGTTCGTCACCAACGTGGTCAACTTCGTCAACCAGTACAACCTCGACGGCGTCGACATCGACTGGGAGTACCCCGACCCCGGTGCCTCGGCCAACAACTACTCGCTGTTGATGCAGCAGCTCAGCAGCGCGCTGCACAGCCGCGGCAAGCTGCTCACCGCCGCCGTGGTCTCGGAGGGCTACTACGTGCAGGGCGTACCGACGGCGGTGTTCGGCTACGTCGACTGGCTCAACATCATGGCGTACGACGGCGGCAGCCCACACGCCAACTACGACTGGTCGATCAACAGCGTGAACGGGTGGAAGTCGCGCGGTCTGCCGGCCAGCAAGGCGGTGCTCGGCGTGCCCTTCTACAGCCGGCCCGGCTACTACACCTATTCCGCGCTGGTCGGCATGGACCCGGCGAACGCCAACCGGGACTGCACCACCGCCGGTGGCGCGCAGCAGTGCTACAACGGCGTACCGACCATCAAGCGCAAGACCCAGTGGGCGCTGGCCAACGCCGGCGGCATGATGAACTGGGAACTCTCCCAGGACACCACCGGCTCGACCTCGCTGGTCAGCGCGATCTACGACACGGTCATGGGCGGCACCCCGCCGCCGAGCGGGCGGACCGGCCCGATCACCGGCATCGCCGGCAAGTGTGTCGACGTGGCCGCGGCCGGCACCGCCAACGGCACCGCCATCCAGCTCTACACCTGCAACGGCACCGCCGCGCAGAACTGGACCGTGGGCACCGACGGCACGCTCCGCGCCCTGGGCAAGTGCGCCGACGTGACCAGCGGCTCCACCGCCAACGGGGCGAAGATCCAGCTCTGGGACTGCAACGGCACCGGCGCCCAGGTCTGGCAGGCCCAGTCCAACGGCACGCTGCGCAACCCGCAGTCGAACAAGTGCCTGGACGCCACGGACAACAGCTCCGCCGACGGCACCCGCCTGCAGATCTGGGACTGTTTCGGCGGTGCCAACCAGGTCTGGCGCCTGCCGGCCTGACCCCATCGGCGGCCCCCGCCCGCGCCAACTCGGCGCGAGCGGGGGCCGCCGCGTTCCCACCGGCGAACCGGCGACCTCTCTCTTACAAGGCGGTTGCTCCGGCACGGGGCGCGAGCCCACACCGCGACCGCCGGATCGCGTCATCGGTCGGCACCGGTCCCCGTGGCGATCCGCGTTGCCGGATGAGACGTGTCAGCGGCCGGCCGGTGTTCCCGGGCCGGCCCGCTGCCGCGGGCCCGCTGGGTGAGGGCGACACAGGCCAGGACGAGCATCGAGGTCCCGATGGCCAGGGGCGTGACGGGTTCGTTGAGCAGCAGGGCCGACCAGGCGAGGGTGAGCACCGGCTGGGCGAGCTGGATCTGTCCGATGCGGGCGATGCCGCCGCGGGCCAGTCCGGCGTACCAGGCGAAGAAGCCGAGGAACATGGACACGACGGTCAGGTAGCCGAACCCGAGCCACCCGGCGGTGTCGGAGCGCGGTGGATGAACGAGCGCGGCGACCGCGGCGACCGGCACGGTGACCGGCAGGGACAGGACCAGCGCCCAGCAGATGGTACGGGCACCCCCGAGTTCGCGGGCCAGGCTGCCGCCCTCGGCGTACCCCAGGCCGCACAGCACGACGGCGGCCAGCAGGAACAGGTCCGTGGGTGTCGCGGCGCCCGTCACGCCGCTGCTGGCGACCATGAAGGCGAGCGCCGCGGCCAGTCCGGCTCCGCTGGCGATCCAGAACGCCGGCGGCGGGCGTTCCCCGGCCCGAAGTACGGCGAACACCGCCGTCGCGGCCGGCAGCACGGTGATGACGACGGCACCGTGTGCCGCGGTCTGGGTGGTGAGGGCGAGCGAGGTGAACAGGGGAAACCCGACCACGACGCCCGCGGCGACAACCGCCAGGCGGCGCCACTGCGCGGCGGTCGGCCTCGGCGCCCCGGTCACGCGCAGGTACGCCCACGCCATGAGGCCGGCCCCGACGGCACGGCCGAAGGCGACGACCCAGGGATCGATCTCGCCGACCGCGATCCGGGTGGCGGGCAGCGACATGCTGAAACCCAGAACGCCCAGCCCGCCGAGGGCCAGGCCCGTTATCCGATCCCGCGCAGTAGTGTTACTCTTCTCTCCCATGAATGACGATAACGCAGAGGTACGCGTTATCCAAGATCTACGTGCCCGCGTCGCCGCCGCCGCACCCGGCACCCGGCTGCCCTCCATCAGGGAGCTGACCGGCCGTCATCGTGCCTCGCCGGTGACCGTGACGCGGGCGATCCGGAGACTCGTCGCCGACGGCCTCGTCGAGGCACGGCCGGGCCGGGGCACCTTCGTGGCCGCCCGCCCCGACCGGCAACCGTTACCGGACCTGTCGTGGCAGGCGGTCGCCCTCGGCCCCCGGCCCGCCGGCGAGGAGACGATGCAGGCTCTGCTCGCCGTCGCCCGTCCCGGCACGATCCCCCTCTCCAGCGGCTACCTCGACGCCGAGCTGCATCCGACCGCCGCGATCGGTGCCGCCCTGGCCCGGGCCGCCCGGCAGCCGGCCGCCTGGCAGCGCGGCCCGGTCGAGGGTCGACAGGATCTGCGGGCGTGGTTCGCCCGGGAGGCGGGGGGCGGGCTGCGCGCCGATGACCTGGTGATCTGCCCCGGCGGGCAGGCCGCGCTGTCGACGGCGTTCCGCGCCCTGACGACACCCGGTGACACCGTGCTGGTGGAGTCCCCGACGTACCTCGGCGCGCTCGCCGCCGCTCGCGCGGCCGGCCTGCGCGTGGTGCCCGTACCCGCCGACGGCGACGGCGTCCGGCCGGAGCTGCTCGCCACGGCGCTGGCGCGGACCGGTGCCCGGCTGTTCTACTGCCAGCCGCTGTACGCGAACCCGCACGGCGCGGTGCTCGCCACGGCGAGGCGTACCCAGGTGGCCGACGCGGTCCGGGCCGCCGGAGCGTTCCTGCTGGAGGACGACTACGCCCGGGATCTCACCATCGACGGCGAACCGCCCCCGCCGCTGGCCGCCGACGACCCCGACGGGCACGTGATCTACCTACGGTCGCTGACCAAATCGGTCGCGCCCGGTCTGCGGGTGGCCGCGATCGGCGCCCGCGGCCCCGCCGGAGCGCGGCTGCGTTCGGCCCGGGTCCTCGACGACTTCTTTGTGGCGGGGCCACTGCAGCAGGCCGCGCTGGACCTTGTCACCTCGCCCGCCTGGGCCCGTCATCTGCGCGCCCTGCGGAAGGCGTTGCGGGCCCGTCGTGACGCCCTGCTCGCGGCCCTGCGCCGGCACCTGCCGGCGGTCACGCCGGTCTGCGTACCCCGGGGTGGCCTGCACCTGTGGGCCGGCCTGCCCGACGGCCTGGACGACGGCGAACTGGCCGTCGCCGCGGCCGCCGAACGCGTCGTCGTCTTTCCCGGACGCCCCTGGTACGCCGCCGAACCGCCGGCCCCACATCTGCGCCTGACCTTCGCCGCGGCGCCACCTGACGTTCTCGACGAGGGCGTACGCCGACTCGCCCGAGCCGTCACCGCACTACAGACCCGTCCTTGACGACCGTGCGGTGTCGCGGGTCCGCCCACAGGATCGACGGCTCCTCGAACGGATCACCGGGCAGGATGACGAGGTCGGCTCGCGCACCCACGGCGATGCGTCCCAGGTCGGGCCGGCCGATCATCCCGGCGTTGACGGACGTCGCGGAACGCAGGGTCTCGAACACCCCCTCGACCTCGACCTGGAGCCGCAGCCCGGTGAGTTGCTCGTCCTCCAGCGTGCCCATCAGATCGGTGCCGAACCCGATCGGCACACCGGCCGCCCGGGCCAACTCGATCGCCCGCTGGCCGGCCGCCAGCACCTCACGGTTCTTCGCCTGCCCGATCGGGGAGAGTCCGACCTGTTCGCCGCGCCGCTCCATGGCGTCGTACGCGGCCAGCGTGGGCACGAGGAACGCACCGTGCTCCGCCATCAGGTCGGCGGTGGGCGCGTCCAGCAGGTTGCCGTGCTCGATGGTGCGTACGCCGTTGGTCACGGCGTGCGTGATCGCCTCCGGCGAGTAGGCGTGGGCGGCGACGTAGCTGCCGCGCCGGGTGGCCTCGTCGGTCACCGCCTGGATCTCCGCCGCCGAATACTGTGGAATCCGGATCGGGTCGGTCAGCGAGACCACCCCGCCGGAGGCCATGATCTTGATGGCGTGCGCGCCTCGGCGGAACCGGTCGCGGACCGCGCGACGCAGCGCGTCGACCCCGTCCACGATCTCGGCCAGGTGCGCGCCGCCGGCGCACACGTCCAGGTCGCCCGGGCGGGGATCGCCGTGCCCGCCGGTCTGCGACAGCGCCGCTCCGGTGTACAGGTACCGCGGCGCCGCGATGAGTCCCTCGGTGACGGCCCTCGCCAGGCCGGGATCGCCGCCCGCCACGTCCCGGACGGTGGTGAACCCTCGGCCGAGGGCGGCGCCGAGCCGACGGGCCCCGGCCAGCGAGAGGTAGCTGAGCGGGCTGGACTCCAGCACGAGCAGATCCAGTTCGGTGCCGTACGCGTGGAAGTGGGCGTCGATGAGGCCGGGGATGACCGTGCCCCCACGCGCGTCGATCACCTGGCCGGCCGGCCGGGAGTCGTCGACCGCCACGATGACGCCGTCCTGGATGTGGATCACGCCCTCGGCCAGCTCGGCCGACACGCCGTCGAAGATGGCCGCGTTGACGACACTCAGCGGGTGCGCCGCGCTCATCGGGTTCGCGACCGGGCCGTCCGGGTTACCCGGAGCCGGGTCGCTCCCTCCTTTCTGGTGGGCAGGGCCACGCGGGCGATCAGCTCGCGGTCTCTGGGCTGGTCGCCGCGGCCCGCGACCGCTGCCGGCGCGGGCGTTCCTCGCGGCCGGCCCAGCTGCCGCGCGTGTGGCCGATGTGCGCCTTCATCAGGCGTTCGAGGCCGCGCCGGTCGTTCGCGGCGATGAGGTCGAGCATCTGAAGGTGTTCGGCCGCCGAGGAGGCCAGCTCGCCGTTGGCGGCGAGCCGGGTGAGGCCGTACAGCCTCGTCCGGGACCGCAACTCGCCCACGAGCGAGACGAGGTTCGCGTTGCCCGCCAAC encodes:
- a CDS encoding P-loop NTPase family protein, whose translation is MSGPRRILVYGVYGAGKSTLAARLAERLGLPWYPVDDLLWQPGWVEVPVARQRSRIEGICQRDRWILDGAYHGWRDVPLARADLVVGLDYPRWFSFWRLLRRTGRRLVTGEEICNGNRESLGSVLSHDSILVWHVFAFARARRRMRAWQRDPYGPPVLLFRSPAELDRWLAGLPRR
- a CDS encoding NAD-dependent epimerase/dehydratase family protein, yielding MAQPVLGSAPPKRVVVTGAAGKLGRAVVAHLRDVGVDVLAVDRAGGRDPRDVDGEFLLVDLTDYGQVVEAFTGGADEHAGRVEAIVHLAAVPAPGLLPNATTYANNSAATYNVFAAARAAGIKRVVWASSETVLGLPFDTPPPYAPVDEGYPPRPESTYSLNKALEEEMARHFCRWDPELVMVGLRFSNVMDVEDYARFPSFDADPRLRRWNLWGYIDARDGAQAVERALAHGRPGAEVFIIANADTVMSRSSASLMAEVYPGVEVRKQLGEHETLLSIDKARRVLGYEPRHSWRDHVDPAGR
- a CDS encoding glycosyl hydrolase family 18 protein: MSSPRPRHRSALAAGLLALATAGATLALTPAAADAAVLPNNFKSVGYMPSWSGSVNTIQYGKLTHINYAFALPNSDGSLRPVDNPSKLSSLVSLGHANNVKVSIAIGGWNDGDDSAFEALAANSGARGAFVTNVVNFVNQYNLDGVDIDWEYPDPGASANNYSLLMQQLSSALHSRGKLLTAAVVSEGYYVQGVPTAVFGYVDWLNIMAYDGGSPHANYDWSINSVNGWKSRGLPASKAVLGVPFYSRPGYYTYSALVGMDPANANRDCTTAGGAQQCYNGVPTIKRKTQWALANAGGMMNWELSQDTTGSTSLVSAIYDTVMGGTPPPSGRTGPITGIAGKCVDVAAAGTANGTAIQLYTCNGTAAQNWTVGTDGTLRALGKCADVTSGSTANGAKIQLWDCNGTGAQVWQAQSNGTLRNPQSNKCLDATDNSSADGTRLQIWDCFGGANQVWRLPA
- a CDS encoding DMT family transporter codes for the protein MGEKSNTTARDRITGLALGGLGVLGFSMSLPATRIAVGEIDPWVVAFGRAVGAGLMAWAYLRVTGAPRPTAAQWRRLAVVAAGVVVGFPLFTSLALTTQTAAHGAVVITVLPAATAVFAVLRAGERPPPAFWIASGAGLAAALAFMVASSGVTGAATPTDLFLLAAVVLCGLGYAEGGSLARELGGARTICWALVLSLPVTVPVAAVAALVHPPRSDTAGWLGFGYLTVVSMFLGFFAWYAGLARGGIARIGQIQLAQPVLTLAWSALLLNEPVTPLAIGTSMLVLACVALTQRARGSGPAREHRPAADTSHPATRIATGTGADR
- a CDS encoding aminotransferase-like domain-containing protein; this encodes MNDDNAEVRVIQDLRARVAAAAPGTRLPSIRELTGRHRASPVTVTRAIRRLVADGLVEARPGRGTFVAARPDRQPLPDLSWQAVALGPRPAGEETMQALLAVARPGTIPLSSGYLDAELHPTAAIGAALARAARQPAAWQRGPVEGRQDLRAWFAREAGGGLRADDLVICPGGQAALSTAFRALTTPGDTVLVESPTYLGALAAARAAGLRVVPVPADGDGVRPELLATALARTGARLFYCQPLYANPHGAVLATARRTQVADAVRAAGAFLLEDDYARDLTIDGEPPPPLAADDPDGHVIYLRSLTKSVAPGLRVAAIGARGPAGARLRSARVLDDFFVAGPLQQAALDLVTSPAWARHLRALRKALRARRDALLAALRRHLPAVTPVCVPRGGLHLWAGLPDGLDDGELAVAAAAERVVVFPGRPWYAAEPPAPHLRLTFAAAPPDVLDEGVRRLARAVTALQTRP
- a CDS encoding metal-dependent hydrolase family protein is translated as MSAAHPLSVVNAAIFDGVSAELAEGVIHIQDGVIVAVDDSRPAGQVIDARGGTVIPGLIDAHFHAYGTELDLLVLESSPLSYLSLAGARRLGAALGRGFTTVRDVAGGDPGLARAVTEGLIAAPRYLYTGAALSQTGGHGDPRPGDLDVCAGGAHLAEIVDGVDALRRAVRDRFRRGAHAIKIMASGGVVSLTDPIRIPQYSAAEIQAVTDEATRRGSYVAAHAYSPEAITHAVTNGVRTIEHGNLLDAPTADLMAEHGAFLVPTLAAYDAMERRGEQVGLSPIGQAKNREVLAAGQRAIELARAAGVPIGFGTDLMGTLEDEQLTGLRLQVEVEGVFETLRSATSVNAGMIGRPDLGRIAVGARADLVILPGDPFEEPSILWADPRHRTVVKDGSVVR